In Gordonia phthalatica, one genomic interval encodes:
- a CDS encoding MlaD family protein, producing the protein MMNWLRERKIMVGNLALIVVMLLGLAFLAFNSLSWRPWQKTYDVTVHFPVSGGLQDTSKVMLRGSRIGDVQSIQVTPKSVDVVLRLRKDFPINKKAKFSALGLSAAGEQYVNITPETDQGPYLSAGDVIDVSQTHVTAPFPGMLQSALDVIGQIDAPKLTATLKELEIGLNDSGPNQLKSIFHSGGVIFSDLAKVLPQTTKLIQNSGTILKTTGDIQPDLQNLVGGLDAVLGQAAAADKELRKLLGNGPGQLTSLTGSLATITDPLSDVLTQFLDVARQGALRAPTLATLFPSIRDGSIQGQKMFHDGAWWVLASLYPRPSCNYSLSPVRPTKILELTVPKNLYCVTEDPNQQIRGAANAPRPKGDDTAGPPPNYDPNARTVPLDK; encoded by the coding sequence ATGATGAACTGGCTTCGCGAACGCAAGATCATGGTCGGCAACCTGGCGTTGATCGTGGTGATGCTGCTCGGTCTGGCGTTCCTCGCGTTCAACAGTCTCAGCTGGCGCCCGTGGCAGAAGACCTACGACGTCACCGTCCACTTCCCGGTCTCCGGCGGACTGCAGGACACCAGCAAGGTGATGCTGCGCGGCTCCCGGATCGGCGACGTGCAGTCCATCCAGGTCACGCCCAAGAGCGTCGACGTGGTCCTGCGGCTGCGCAAGGACTTCCCGATCAACAAGAAGGCGAAGTTCTCGGCGCTCGGCCTGTCCGCCGCCGGTGAGCAGTACGTCAACATCACCCCGGAGACCGATCAGGGCCCGTACCTGAGCGCCGGCGACGTGATCGACGTGTCGCAGACGCACGTCACCGCTCCCTTCCCGGGCATGCTGCAGTCCGCGCTCGACGTCATCGGTCAGATCGATGCGCCCAAGCTGACGGCCACGCTCAAGGAATTGGAGATCGGTCTCAACGACAGCGGGCCCAACCAGCTGAAGTCGATCTTCCACTCCGGCGGCGTCATCTTCTCCGACCTGGCGAAGGTGCTGCCGCAGACCACGAAGCTGATTCAGAATTCCGGCACCATCCTGAAGACGACCGGCGACATCCAGCCCGACCTGCAGAACCTCGTGGGCGGACTCGACGCGGTGCTCGGCCAGGCGGCCGCGGCCGACAAGGAGCTGCGGAAGCTCCTCGGCAACGGACCGGGACAGCTCACCAGCCTCACCGGGTCCCTGGCGACCATCACCGATCCGCTGTCGGACGTGCTGACTCAGTTCCTCGACGTCGCCCGGCAGGGCGCGCTGCGGGCGCCGACCCTCGCGACACTGTTCCCGTCGATCCGTGACGGCTCCATCCAGGGACAGAAGATGTTCCACGACGGCGCCTGGTGGGTGCTCGCGTCGCTGTACCCGCGGCCGTCGTGCAACTACAGTCTGTCGCCGGTCCGGCCGACCAAGATCCTGGAACTGACGGTGCCGAAGAATCTGTACTGTGTGACCGAGGATCCCAACCAGCAGATCCGCGGCGCGGCCAACGCGCCCCGCCCGAAGGGCGACGACACCGCGGGTCCGCCTCCCAACTACGATCCGAACGCAAGAACGGTTCCGCTCGACAAGTGA
- a CDS encoding MlaD family protein codes for MSLKKKVGLAVAALLTTVSVSACGVLPGLTVEQIPLPAPGGIGDAMTVHTSFENALNLPNKAKVRLGGMDVGEVESIVAENYRAIVTMKVAKDTKLPIGTGAELRQATPLGDVFVALQPPADASKGLVKDGGSLTGPTSAAATVEDLLVSMTGLVDSGSVSSLQRIFTELSTAIGGNAPELKGAIEGFTTAISKFNANSALVDEAMANTAKWTKQLADGRAQITAAVNKLPAAINTVNDQLGLILTTLDKSNKVTAATNDFLKSEQDDFAEMLGHLNTTLVALNRSAGTLGPLADRLAELNPKWIKSTSGSAAAVSAKLYWLTPGLGFDSASRLPELGDVTNGMNSMEQTLARIIARLTGTKGCCS; via the coding sequence ATGAGCCTGAAGAAGAAGGTCGGCCTGGCGGTCGCCGCACTGCTCACCACGGTGAGCGTCTCGGCGTGCGGGGTGCTGCCCGGACTCACCGTGGAGCAGATCCCGCTGCCCGCGCCGGGCGGCATCGGTGATGCGATGACCGTCCACACCTCGTTCGAGAACGCTCTGAACCTGCCGAACAAGGCCAAGGTCCGCCTCGGCGGCATGGACGTCGGCGAGGTGGAGTCGATCGTCGCCGAGAACTACCGAGCCATCGTCACCATGAAGGTCGCCAAGGACACCAAGCTGCCGATCGGCACCGGAGCCGAACTGCGCCAGGCCACCCCGCTCGGCGACGTCTTCGTCGCCCTGCAACCGCCCGCGGATGCGTCGAAGGGGCTCGTGAAAGACGGCGGCAGCCTGACCGGACCGACATCGGCCGCCGCCACCGTGGAGGACCTCCTGGTCAGCATGACCGGCCTGGTCGATTCGGGCTCGGTGAGCTCGCTGCAGCGGATCTTCACCGAGTTGAGCACCGCGATCGGCGGCAACGCGCCCGAGCTCAAGGGCGCGATCGAGGGCTTCACCACGGCGATCAGCAAGTTCAACGCCAACTCGGCCCTGGTCGACGAGGCGATGGCCAACACCGCCAAGTGGACCAAGCAGCTCGCCGACGGCCGCGCCCAGATCACCGCCGCGGTCAACAAACTGCCCGCCGCGATCAACACCGTCAACGACCAGCTCGGGCTGATCCTGACCACACTCGACAAGTCGAACAAGGTCACGGCGGCCACCAACGACTTCTTGAAGTCCGAGCAGGACGATTTCGCCGAGATGCTCGGCCACCTCAACACGACGCTCGTCGCACTCAACAGGTCCGCGGGAACCCTCGGTCCGCTCGCCGACCGCCTAGCGGAGCTGAATCCGAAGTGGATCAAGAGCACGTCGGGCAGTGCCGCCGCCGTCTCCGCCAAGCTCTACTGGCTCACGCCCGGGCTGGGCTTCGACAGCGCGTCGCGCCTCCCCGAGCTCGGTGACGTCACCAACGGCATGAACAGCATGGAGCAGACGCTCGCGAGAATCATCGCTCGGCTCACCGGAACCAAGGGGTGCTGCTCATGA
- a CDS encoding MCE family protein, protein MRTTRITSDRRTRARRALAGAALAAASMLAITGCSLVPATWKAAAGQAKTVTAYFDDTSGIFEGNDVAVLGMPVGRITSVQPQGTRVKVEMTIDNSIDVPQDVTAAIVNTSIVTTRHIELTPTYKEGPKLDDGATIKHTKAPVEIGTLFDAIDNIVKSMSGDKPGEGPIADFVDVTSGIAAGNGDKLREALDALSKAGKLGADNGDVLASIIKSLSTLTTALTDNYPKMKQFSASMTQVSDMLGDQSVGLVATLGDLNQTLQNTAEFLANNSGTISSSTGRLAALAANLSDFSREVVDAIDVAPLLFQNLSNSISAEQGAWRAQVLLDKSLLDNQAISKLCQVLNLDKRGCETGQLKDFGPDLGVYSGLLGLMNK, encoded by the coding sequence ATGCGAACCACGCGGATCACTTCGGACCGGAGAACGCGGGCGCGGCGTGCGCTCGCCGGAGCGGCTCTCGCCGCCGCGAGCATGCTGGCGATCACCGGCTGCTCGCTGGTCCCGGCCACCTGGAAGGCGGCCGCCGGGCAGGCGAAGACCGTCACCGCCTACTTCGACGACACCTCCGGCATCTTCGAGGGCAACGACGTCGCCGTCCTCGGCATGCCGGTCGGTCGGATCACCAGCGTGCAGCCGCAGGGCACGCGCGTGAAGGTCGAGATGACGATCGACAACAGCATCGACGTCCCGCAGGACGTCACGGCGGCCATCGTCAACACCTCCATCGTCACCACCCGCCACATCGAGCTGACCCCCACCTACAAGGAGGGCCCCAAGCTCGACGACGGCGCCACCATCAAGCACACCAAGGCGCCCGTCGAGATCGGCACCCTGTTCGACGCCATCGACAACATCGTCAAGTCGATGTCCGGCGACAAGCCCGGTGAGGGACCGATCGCCGACTTCGTCGACGTGACCTCGGGCATCGCCGCCGGAAACGGTGACAAACTGCGGGAGGCGCTCGACGCCCTGTCGAAGGCGGGCAAGCTCGGCGCCGACAACGGCGACGTCCTCGCCTCGATCATCAAATCGCTCAGCACGCTGACCACGGCGCTGACCGACAACTACCCGAAGATGAAGCAGTTCTCGGCGTCGATGACCCAGGTCTCCGACATGCTCGGAGACCAGTCGGTCGGCCTCGTCGCCACCCTCGGCGACCTGAACCAGACGCTGCAGAACACGGCGGAGTTCCTGGCGAACAACTCGGGCACCATCAGCTCGTCCACCGGCCGGTTGGCGGCGCTGGCGGCCAACCTCTCGGACTTCTCCCGCGAGGTGGTCGACGCGATCGACGTGGCGCCGCTGCTGTTCCAGAACCTCTCGAACTCGATCTCGGCGGAACAGGGCGCGTGGCGCGCCCAAGTGCTGCTCGACAAGTCACTGCTCGACAACCAGGCGATCTCCAAACTGTGCCAGGTCCTCAATCTCGACAAGAGGGGCTGCGAGACAGGTCAGCTGAAGGACTTCGGACCGGACCTCGGTGTCTACTCCGGACTGTTGGGGTTGATGAACAAATGA
- a CDS encoding MCE family protein has protein sequence MKKRFGRAFNGNRRLWYGIFGSVGLVVIIVAVVGLSTAGIGQRTYTADFAQAGGIRPGDKVRVAGIDVGKVSSTELAGDHVTVKMKVNNDVQVKEDGSAEIKMSTLLGQRYVDIVLGQSSKDAPGDRIKQTYVPYDLQQTLAKGTPILAGVEPDELTNSIRSLNRQLAGAPAVMGPALESLTRMSDVLNNRHDQINQLLKDTNAVTDQVLDSKFQLSIIVGQGAQLANKIVARQQLVTRMLDGVAALTDQARAVAAENQGQFAPVMANLNTISNGLEKNRENLRKLLEVLPVTARLTTNITGDGPYANGYLPWGLFPDNWLCLARVVDGC, from the coding sequence ATGAAGAAGCGCTTCGGGCGGGCCTTCAACGGCAACCGCCGCCTCTGGTACGGCATCTTCGGATCCGTCGGTCTCGTCGTCATCATCGTGGCGGTGGTGGGGCTGAGCACGGCGGGCATCGGGCAGCGGACGTACACCGCCGACTTCGCCCAGGCCGGCGGCATCCGCCCCGGCGACAAGGTCCGCGTCGCGGGCATCGATGTCGGCAAGGTGTCGAGCACGGAACTCGCCGGCGACCACGTCACGGTGAAGATGAAGGTCAACAACGACGTCCAGGTCAAGGAGGACGGCTCGGCCGAGATCAAGATGTCGACCCTCCTCGGGCAGCGTTACGTCGACATCGTCCTCGGCCAGAGCAGCAAGGACGCCCCCGGCGATCGGATCAAGCAGACGTACGTGCCGTACGACCTGCAGCAGACCCTCGCGAAGGGCACCCCGATCCTCGCGGGCGTCGAACCGGACGAACTGACCAACAGCATCCGCAGTCTCAACCGGCAGCTGGCCGGAGCGCCGGCCGTCATGGGCCCGGCCCTGGAGTCCCTGACGCGGATGTCCGACGTCCTGAACAACCGGCACGACCAGATCAATCAGCTGCTCAAGGACACGAACGCGGTGACCGACCAGGTGCTCGACAGCAAGTTCCAGCTCTCGATCATCGTCGGCCAGGGCGCACAGCTCGCCAACAAGATCGTTGCCCGCCAGCAACTCGTCACGCGCATGCTCGACGGAGTCGCGGCCCTCACCGACCAGGCGCGGGCCGTCGCCGCTGAGAACCAGGGCCAGTTCGCGCCGGTCATGGCGAACTTGAACACCATCTCCAACGGTCTGGAGAAGAACCGCGAGAACCTCCGCAAGCTCCTCGAGGTCCTCCCGGTGACCGCACGACTGACCACCAACATCACCGGTGACGGGCCTTATGCGAACGGCTACCTGCCATGGGGTCTGTTCCCCGACAACTGGCTCTGCCTGGCCCGGGTGGTGGACGGATGCTGA
- a CDS encoding MCE family protein: MTRNAKSSIRKPLIGFSLFAILALLMTYLIWSTLERSVSGSTTDFSTTFNDVSGLAEGDDVRMAGVRVGRVEKIELDEGHALVSFKVQDDQSVYANTRAAIRYQNLIGQRYLALSIDGETPGKRLDEGARLHLPGEDSFDVTKLLAGFQPVFDTLTPEQVNSLSESLIQTFQGNTVSLTRTIAEIGQVADDMANRDQVLGAIITNVGTVMRELASQGKQVETLIDSAGKLVEGLNGNSAAFGKSLDQIGRTAQGFADVFARNRSSLQSAGTAARQATNTLIASGAKLDQLARDLPVFLGHFPNVMMQGTYLNIYVCDLDIAIGDVLFPPGLINKIGGTQHSVVCR; the protein is encoded by the coding sequence GTGACTCGCAACGCGAAATCCAGCATTCGCAAACCGCTGATCGGGTTCAGCCTCTTCGCGATCCTCGCGCTGCTCATGACCTACCTGATCTGGTCGACCCTCGAACGTTCGGTGAGCGGCTCCACCACCGACTTCAGCACCACCTTCAACGACGTGTCCGGGCTCGCCGAGGGCGACGACGTCCGCATGGCGGGCGTCCGCGTCGGCCGCGTCGAGAAGATCGAACTCGACGAGGGCCACGCCCTGGTGAGCTTCAAGGTCCAGGACGACCAGAGCGTGTATGCGAACACCCGCGCCGCCATCCGCTACCAGAACCTCATCGGCCAGCGCTATCTCGCGCTGTCGATCGACGGCGAGACGCCCGGCAAGCGACTCGACGAGGGTGCCCGACTGCACCTGCCCGGCGAGGACTCCTTCGACGTCACCAAGCTCCTCGCAGGCTTCCAGCCGGTCTTCGACACCCTGACCCCCGAGCAGGTGAACTCGCTGTCGGAGAGCCTGATCCAGACCTTCCAAGGCAACACGGTGTCGCTGACCCGCACGATCGCCGAGATCGGGCAGGTCGCCGACGACATGGCCAACCGAGATCAGGTCCTCGGCGCCATCATCACCAACGTCGGCACCGTGATGCGAGAACTGGCCTCGCAGGGCAAGCAGGTCGAGACACTGATCGACAGTGCGGGCAAGCTCGTCGAAGGCCTCAACGGGAACTCCGCCGCGTTCGGCAAGTCGCTCGACCAGATCGGGCGCACCGCACAGGGATTCGCCGACGTCTTCGCCCGCAACCGGTCGAGTCTGCAGTCCGCGGGCACCGCGGCACGGCAGGCCACCAACACGCTGATCGCCAGCGGTGCCAAGCTCGACCAACTCGCGCGTGATCTCCCGGTCTTTCTCGGTCACTTCCCCAACGTGATGATGCAGGGTACGTACTTGAACATCTATGTCTGCGACCTCGACATCGCCATCGGCGACGTCCTGTTCCCGCCCGGCCTGATCAACAAGATCGGCGGCACCCAGCATTCGGTGGTGTGCCGATGA
- a CDS encoding MlaD family protein — protein sequence MRIDTGGRDPSLKAYFIRGVIFLAVAAVVFALLIARYEGKFDSRTEVTADLTDIGDGLVSGADVRFNGFIVGSVGSIDLTGSGDNPTKSVELVLDKTQAEGIPANTTARTVPSNLFGVNAVELIAPGNPSSDRLASGDVVPADTSEPTIRLQDAQNELRTLLRSVPPEDLGMVLGTIADALQGGGATFSTFVGVLDTYWKTINAQFPPGAPSGFDNFNRAVRGLAQSTPDLLDALGKSVVPAMTVAQNSEQLTALLSAGQGMLDQTQTLFAKNGDGGKRIVRDLNTMLGAVMLDPDAMPQALHEIYVLAGRVLGVFTGTNGHVQLNLGINFSAYQQYSRQNCPVYDGGPYGQLRGPGCVGPGTGTGPTMSGPLSIYPPSMQRRTVKKRVSGVTTAKDGTTLKKALGRKPTAADTLMLGPLVAGVTPKGGDK from the coding sequence ATGAGAATCGATACTGGTGGGCGCGACCCGTCACTCAAGGCCTACTTCATCCGAGGCGTGATCTTCCTCGCGGTGGCCGCCGTCGTCTTCGCGCTGCTCATCGCCCGCTACGAGGGCAAGTTCGACAGCCGCACCGAGGTCACCGCCGACCTCACCGACATCGGCGACGGTCTCGTCTCCGGCGCCGACGTCCGGTTCAACGGCTTCATCGTCGGATCCGTCGGGAGCATCGACCTCACCGGATCGGGCGACAACCCGACCAAGTCCGTGGAACTGGTGCTCGACAAGACGCAGGCCGAGGGCATCCCCGCCAACACCACTGCGCGCACCGTCCCGTCGAACCTGTTCGGCGTCAACGCCGTCGAGCTGATCGCTCCCGGCAATCCGTCGTCGGATCGGTTGGCCTCGGGCGACGTGGTGCCCGCCGACACCTCGGAGCCGACCATCCGCCTGCAGGATGCGCAGAACGAACTCCGCACCCTCCTCCGCAGCGTTCCGCCCGAGGACCTCGGCATGGTCCTCGGGACCATCGCCGACGCCCTCCAGGGCGGCGGCGCCACGTTCTCGACGTTCGTCGGCGTGCTCGACACGTACTGGAAGACCATCAACGCGCAGTTCCCGCCCGGAGCGCCGTCGGGCTTCGACAACTTCAACCGGGCCGTCCGAGGACTGGCGCAGTCCACGCCCGACCTCCTGGACGCACTCGGGAAGTCCGTGGTGCCCGCGATGACCGTCGCGCAGAACTCCGAACAGCTCACCGCGCTCCTGTCGGCGGGGCAGGGGATGCTCGACCAGACGCAGACGCTCTTCGCGAAGAACGGCGACGGCGGTAAGCGCATCGTGCGCGACCTGAACACGATGCTCGGCGCCGTGATGCTCGATCCCGACGCGATGCCGCAGGCGCTCCACGAGATCTACGTTCTCGCCGGCCGAGTGCTCGGCGTGTTCACCGGCACCAACGGCCACGTCCAACTGAACCTCGGCATCAACTTCAGTGCCTACCAGCAGTACTCCCGGCAGAACTGCCCGGTGTACGACGGCGGACCGTACGGTCAGCTGCGCGGCCCCGGCTGCGTGGGCCCCGGCACCGGGACCGGGCCCACGATGTCCGGACCGCTCAGCATCTACCCGCCGTCCATGCAGCGTCGCACCGTCAAGAAGCGCGTCAGCGGTGTCACGACGGCCAAGGACGGTACGACGTTGAAGAAGGCCCTCGGCCGGAAGCCGACCGCGGCCGACACCCTGATGCTCGGCCCGCTGGTCGCAGGCGTGACACCCAAGGGAGGAGACAAGTGA
- a CDS encoding ABC transporter permease encodes MTASRYVPTALKPLEWLKKLWEGPRDAIVAMGHLITFLVKSIGLAPITFTHYRKEVWRLLSDVAWGNGAIVVGGGTVGVMIILGVMGGATVGIEGYTALNLLGMSPLTGGLSAFATTREIAPLLAATAFTAQSGCRFTAQLGSMRISEEIDALESIAIRPLPYLVTTRMAAAVLSIIPLYAVSLAANYVACQLMFQVQSGEGAGTYLHYFDQFMLSRDVVFSFLKVIVFVLLTTFIQCYYGYFASGGPEGVGVAAGHAIRLSIITIVFANLILTLVFWGTSAGIKISG; translated from the coding sequence ATGACCGCATCCCGGTATGTCCCGACAGCTCTGAAGCCCCTCGAGTGGCTCAAGAAGCTGTGGGAGGGTCCGCGCGACGCGATCGTCGCGATGGGTCACCTGATCACCTTCCTGGTGAAGTCCATCGGCTTGGCGCCGATCACGTTCACGCACTACCGCAAGGAGGTGTGGCGGCTGCTGTCCGACGTCGCGTGGGGCAACGGCGCCATCGTCGTCGGCGGCGGCACCGTCGGCGTCATGATCATCCTCGGCGTCATGGGCGGTGCGACCGTCGGCATCGAGGGCTACACGGCGCTGAACCTGCTCGGCATGTCACCGCTGACCGGCGGCTTGTCGGCGTTCGCGACCACGCGCGAGATCGCGCCGCTGTTGGCGGCGACCGCGTTCACCGCACAGTCCGGATGCCGATTCACCGCCCAGCTCGGCTCCATGCGCATCAGCGAGGAGATCGACGCCCTGGAGTCGATCGCCATCCGCCCGCTGCCGTACCTGGTGACCACCCGCATGGCGGCCGCGGTCCTGTCGATCATTCCGCTGTACGCGGTCTCGCTCGCCGCCAACTACGTCGCCTGCCAGCTCATGTTCCAGGTCCAGTCGGGGGAGGGCGCGGGCACCTACCTGCACTACTTCGACCAGTTCATGCTGTCGCGGGACGTGGTCTTCTCGTTCCTGAAGGTGATCGTCTTCGTCCTGCTGACGACGTTCATCCAGTGCTACTACGGATACTTCGCGTCGGGCGGTCCGGAGGGCGTGGGCGTCGCGGCCGGGCACGCGATCCGACTGTCGATCATCACGATCGTCTTCGCGAACCTGATCCTGACCCTGGTCTTCTGGGGCACCTCCGCCGGCATCAAGATATCGGGATAG
- a CDS encoding MlaE family ABC transporter permease, translating into MSTDTVDAAPSAGRRRWSDSGFGKWFDEHIKKSFETFGRQLAMFVEVFKVLVEDIVKRRFPFGEFVRQCAFMSSTSVFPTLLVAIPIGVIVSIQVSNIAGQIGATSFSGAATGLGVIRQGAPLVTSLLLAGAVGSAIAADLGSRTIREEIDAMRVMGVNPIQRLISPRLLATMVVSFFLCGFVCFVGFITGYLFNVYFQGGTPGSYTGTFASFAGVPDLVFALVKAVIFGAIVAIVACDRGLSTSGGPAGVANSVNAAVVNSVILLFTVNVVLTQVFALVIPAKVV; encoded by the coding sequence ATGAGCACAGACACGGTGGACGCGGCACCGAGTGCCGGTCGACGTCGCTGGTCCGACAGTGGTTTCGGCAAGTGGTTCGACGAACACATCAAGAAGTCCTTCGAGACCTTCGGACGCCAGCTCGCGATGTTCGTCGAGGTGTTCAAGGTGCTCGTCGAAGACATCGTCAAGCGTCGCTTTCCCTTCGGTGAGTTCGTCCGCCAGTGCGCATTCATGTCGTCGACGTCGGTGTTTCCGACCCTCCTCGTCGCCATTCCGATCGGCGTCATCGTCTCGATCCAGGTCTCGAACATCGCCGGACAGATCGGTGCGACGTCGTTCTCCGGCGCGGCGACCGGCCTCGGTGTGATCCGCCAGGGTGCACCGCTGGTCACCTCGCTGCTCCTGGCCGGCGCCGTCGGGTCGGCCATCGCCGCCGACCTCGGCTCCCGCACCATCCGCGAAGAGATCGACGCGATGCGCGTCATGGGCGTCAACCCCATCCAGCGACTGATCTCGCCGCGCCTGCTCGCGACGATGGTCGTCTCCTTCTTCCTCTGCGGCTTCGTCTGCTTCGTCGGCTTCATCACCGGCTACCTGTTCAACGTCTACTTCCAAGGCGGTACGCCGGGCAGTTACACGGGCACGTTCGCCTCCTTCGCGGGCGTGCCAGACCTGGTCTTCGCTCTGGTGAAGGCGGTGATCTTCGGTGCCATCGTGGCGATCGTGGCGTGCGACCGAGGACTGTCGACCAGCGGCGGCCCGGCCGGTGTGGCCAACTCGGTGAACGCGGCCGTCGTCAACTCGGTGATCCTCCTGTTCACCGTAAACGTGGTGCTCACGCAGGTGTTCGCGCTCGTGATCCCGGCGAAGGTGGTGTGA
- the ilvA gene encoding threonine ammonia-lyase IlvA — protein sequence MESVTSTPKIAPATDLALSPASIIDAARRLDGVVRHTPLEKCPRLSEETGARIHLKREDLQGVRSYKIRGAYNVMAQLTDEELAAGVVAASAGNHAQGVAFACATMKVTGRIYVPTTTPKQKRDRILWHGKGFVELLAVGDTYDAAASAAQADVLRTGATWIHAFDDPRTASGQGTIGKEIVDQLGTDPDIVILPVGGAGCMAGIVTYLREVCPNAAIVGVEPRGAVSLAAALINGEPYTLPTVDSFVDGAAVKRVGSLGHDVMAAAGARVVRHPALDVITDTPAVPVIDKSEIDFAPGSVTITYVSEGAICSTMLELYQNEGIIAEPAGALAVTAVQELRLPENATVVALVSGGNNDVSRYGEIVERSLVHRGLKHYFLVNFPQEPGALRRFLDEVLGPDDDITLFEYVKRNNRETGAALVGIELGDPSALDGLQDRMLRSRLDVERLEPDTPAYRYLT from the coding sequence ATGGAGAGCGTGACTTCTACGCCGAAAATCGCACCCGCCACTGATCTAGCACTCAGCCCGGCGAGCATCATCGATGCGGCGCGGCGTCTGGACGGCGTCGTGCGACACACTCCGCTCGAGAAGTGTCCCCGCCTGAGCGAGGAGACCGGCGCTCGGATCCACCTCAAGCGGGAGGATCTCCAGGGCGTGCGCTCCTACAAGATCCGCGGCGCCTACAACGTGATGGCGCAGCTGACCGACGAAGAACTCGCGGCCGGCGTCGTCGCCGCGAGCGCGGGCAACCACGCGCAGGGCGTCGCCTTCGCCTGCGCCACCATGAAGGTCACCGGCCGGATCTACGTGCCGACCACCACCCCCAAGCAGAAGCGCGACCGGATCCTGTGGCACGGAAAGGGATTCGTCGAACTGCTCGCCGTCGGTGACACCTACGACGCCGCCGCCTCCGCCGCGCAGGCCGACGTCCTGCGGACCGGCGCCACCTGGATCCACGCGTTCGACGACCCGCGCACCGCCTCGGGGCAGGGGACCATCGGCAAGGAGATCGTCGACCAGCTCGGGACCGACCCCGACATCGTGATCCTCCCCGTCGGCGGCGCAGGCTGCATGGCGGGCATCGTGACCTACCTCCGCGAGGTCTGCCCCAACGCCGCGATCGTCGGCGTGGAACCGCGCGGAGCCGTCTCGCTTGCGGCGGCCCTGATCAACGGTGAGCCGTACACGCTGCCGACCGTCGACTCCTTCGTCGACGGCGCCGCCGTGAAACGGGTCGGCAGCCTCGGCCACGACGTGATGGCCGCCGCGGGCGCCCGCGTCGTTCGTCACCCCGCGCTCGACGTCATCACCGACACGCCCGCCGTCCCGGTGATCGACAAGTCGGAGATCGACTTCGCGCCCGGCAGTGTGACGATCACCTACGTCAGCGAGGGCGCCATCTGCTCAACGATGCTGGAGCTCTACCAGAACGAGGGCATCATCGCCGAGCCCGCGGGTGCGCTGGCCGTCACCGCGGTGCAGGAGCTGCGGCTGCCGGAGAACGCGACGGTCGTCGCGCTGGTGTCCGGCGGCAACAACGACGTCTCGCGCTACGGGGAGATCGTCGAACGATCGCTGGTCCATCGCGGTCTCAAGCACTACTTCCTGGTGAACTTCCCCCAGGAGCCGGGTGCGCTCCGCCGATTCCTCGACGAGGTGCTCGGCCCGGACGACGACATCACGCTGTTCGAGTACGTCAAGCGCAACAACCGCGAGACGGGCGCGGCGCTCGTCGGCATCGAACTCGGCGATCCGTCTGCACTCGACGGGCTCCAGGACCGGATGCTGCGGTCGCGCCTCGACGTGGAACGCCTCGAGCCCGACACGCCCGCGTACCGCTACCTGACCTGA